ATAGCTCTGATGTACTGATCCATTTCAATCCCTCCTAACTTCTATATCCTCACCAATGATTCTATCTAGTATGATTGCCACTGCTGCCCTCACTGAAAGATGGTTGAAACTTGCATTACCTCTTATTGGTTCGAGGACGTAGTGGCATAGATCCAGTACTTCCTTTGGTAGCCCCCAGCTTGTTCCGAAAAGAATAAGATGCGGATCCTCGGATTTCTTTATGATTTTCGATATCTCGGAATAAGAAATCCTGTCTGGCCCGTTTTTTGCGGAAGTGTAGATGAGTCGGGGGGCCTTACCCTCTATTTTTTTGATTTCTTCAATTGCATCCTCGATATACATAGCTGTCTTTACAACGGTTAAAGCTTCACTTCTGCTTGGATTATACTCTTTACCAAAATCTTTCAGCCAGTATTCGAGGACATTGCCAACGATTTCCCTTTGTGCGGGTAGATTAGACACAACATAATATCCCTTTATATTGTATGTTCTGCATGTTCTGGCAATATCATGGACATCGAGATTAGTGACCGCACTTGAGACAATTTTTCCATCCCGGCCCAGCACAGGATAGTGGATTAAAGCAACATATATGTTATTCAACACCATCCATCAACTCCCTGAAAAGGCTAAGAAGGGCTTTTTTATCCATTTTGTCGAACTCATGCTTTAAAAACAGATCGGGCCTTCTTAGCATTGTTCTTTTTATGCTTTCCTTTCGACGAAAGAGTTCAATTTCCTCATGGTTTCCATTCAAAAGAACCTCAGGTACTTTCATTCCATCAACTTCTCTGGGCCTCGTATAATGTGGATAATCCAGAAGATCGTTGAAAAAAGAATCCTTTTCTACGGATTCTATGTCGCCAATAACCCCCGGCACGAACCTCAGAATACTTTCTATCATCACCATAGCCGGAAGCTCTCCACCACTGAGGACAAAATCGCCGATAGAGAGTTCTTCATCAACGATACTGGTGATTCTTTCATCTATTCCCTCATACCGACCACAGAGAAAGAGTAAGTTGTCCTTTTTCGCTAGTTCCAGAGCCTTTTCATTGTTAAAGACGTTTCCCTGAGGTGATGTCAGGATAACGTGCGGCTTTCCTTCAGAATCTCTGAGTTTTTCGTAAGCTTTCAAAAAAGGTTCGACCTTCATCACTAACCCGCTGCCGCCACCATATGGGTAATCGTCAGTGGTTCGATGTCTGTCTGTGGTGAAATCCCTCAGATTAACGGCTACAAAATCAACTTTGTTTTCCTTTATGGCTCTGGAAATGACGCCATATTGACTTAAAATTGAAAACATTTCGGGAAATATAGTAAGCACCCTTATTTTCATTTTTATCACTCATTCTCTTTCTCGTATTGAGGGATCAGAGCAACAATGCGTCCGTTTTCAAGATCCAGTTCCATTACGTAGTCCTTGATCACAGGTATCAACGCTTCGAAAATCGTTAAATCTGGAAGCTGGCGTCTCACAACAAGGACGTCATTGGCCCCGGTTTCAATGATGTCGGCTACCTTTCCGATGTACTCACCTTCCGGTGAAAAGACCTCGGCTTCCAGTACTTGAAAATAATAGTATTCATCGTCTTTAAGAGGAGGAAGCTTCTTTTTGGAAACGTAAAGGTGAAACCCCCTCACTCTTTCGGCTAGTTCTATACTGTTGAACCCTTCTAGGGAGAGTATGTAGCCTGAACCGGCTTTCCTAAAGTCCATTACTTTAGAGGCCACATATTTTCCACTACTTTCTTCGAAAAGCACGACACTATCGCCTACATTTAGGATTTTATTTAAATTCGTAGTCAGTTTGAATTTCACTTCTCCACGTAAGCCGTGAGGTTTAACCACTCGGCCTACAGGAACCATCGAAGTGATTATCTCCCTGATATTGCTGGTCATCTAATCACCTTTAAGGTGAAGTTTGATCTGTCCGGACCGGCTATGGCGTTCAACAACACGTTTATAGATTTAATCGTCCTACCATCTTTTCCAATGATCTGCCCAATATCCTCTTCCGAGGCTCTTATTTCAAAGACCTTGCTACCGTTTTCATCAGTGGTTTCTGTTACTGAAAGTGAATCAGGATCTTTCACGATCCCTTTAAGGATGTGCTCAAGAAGCTCCTTCATTACTCCGTCGCTTCTCCTTCTTTTTTACTGTTTTTGATTTCGTGCACTTTTTTCATCACACCAAATTTTGAGAGGATTGATCTGGCTGTGTCTGTTGGCTGGGCACCTTTGAGGATCCACTCCACTGCCTTTTCAACGTTCACATTCATAATTGCAGGATCTTTCAACGGATCATAGAACCCAAGCGAATCAATATAAGCGCCGTCTCTTCTCTTCCTTGAATCGACAACAACGATCCTGTAAAACGGCCTGTTCCTTCTACCCATTCTTGTCAAGCGAATCTTGACCATCTTCAAAAACACCTCCTAAAATTTATTGAATTAAAATGGCAAACCTTTGAATAACTTTGAAAACTTCGATTTTTTTGAGTTGATTGCTTTCATCATGGCTCGCATCTGGTCATAAGATTTCAATACCTTATTGACCTCGGTGAGGTTTGTACCACTACCCTTTGCGATGCGGAGTTTTCTGCTATAGTTTATGATTTTTGGGTTTCTGCGTTCTTCTTTCGTCATAGAACTTATTATCGCTTCGGTTTGTTTTAGGTTCTTTTCCCCCGAAGAAAGATCAACATCTTTCGGTACACCGGGAATCATTTCCATGAGTTCAGCGATGGGTCCCATTTTCTTTATTTCGCGTAGCTGTTCAAGAAAGTCTTCAAGGTCAAATCTATTCTTTGCGAACTTCTCTTCCAGTTTTTTAGCTTTTTCCATGTCAACGTTTTGCTGGATTTTATCGATAAGGCTGAGGACGTCACCCATTCCTAGTATTCTTCCAACTACACGATCGGGATGGAAAGGTTCGATACCATCAATTTTTTCAGAAACACCTATGAACTTTACTGGTTTTCCTGTCACGTGACGTATCGAAAGAATAACACCACCACGAGCATCACCGTCAAGCTTTGTAATCACGAAACCAGTAAGTTCGAGTGTTTCGTTGAAAACCTTTGCCGAATTTACGGCATCCTGACCTGTCATGGCATCGACTACCATGAGGATTTCATCGGGATTCAGGATCTTGGCTATTTCTTTTAGCTCTTCCATCATTTTATCGTCAATATGGAGGCGACCGGCCGTATCGAAAATGACCACATCGTGGACATTTTTTATAGCCTCTGCCATAGCTTCGCTCGCTATTCTTATAGGATTCTTTCTATCACCAACGAAAACAGGAACATCTATTTGCTTGCCAAGTTGTATCAACTGATCTATGGCAGCAGGACGATATACATCTGCCGCGACAAGTAGGGGCTTTTTACCCTCTTTTTTGAATTTTGCGGCGAGTTTTGCAGAACTGGTAGTCTTACCGCTTCCTTGAAGGCCAACCATCATGATTTTCGCTGGCTTTGAAGAAAGAGAAAGTCCCACGTTTTTCTCGCCAAGAACTTTTACGAGCTCATCTCTAACAATTTTTATGAATTGCTGATCGGGGGTGAGGCTACTCAGAACATCTTCTCCGAGGGCTTTTTCCTGCACGGCTTTTATGAATTCTCTAACGACCTTGAAATTAACATCAGCTTCAAGCAATGAGAGTTTTACCTGTCTTACTGCTTCCTTTATATTCTTTTCCGATATTCTTCCTTTTCCGCTCAGGGATTTGAAAACCCTGTTTAGCTTTTCTTGTAAATTTTCAAACACAAAAAACACCTCCGGTATATCCTGATGGATATCCCTTTTTGTTAATTAACTTATCTCAGCAAATTATCACCCATGAGTGTTAACATGATGTTTCTGCTATAGTGCCTATATACTTAATTAATTGCCAATTCAGTGTGACTATTTAACGATATTGTATCGTTTTATAAATATTTATTGCTTGAATTTCCCCGTTAATTTTGAGTAGCAGTCTCTGCAAACGGCGATATACTTCTCCATACCACCCACATCGATTTCGCTATCTGTCTCCTCTACTTTTCTGTAAGAAACTACGGCTTTGTATTCGCCACATATATGGCACACTGCCTTTTTCTTTATCACTTCATCAGCAATTCCCATTATTTGTGCTGTTGTAATAAAAGGACGATGTTTATAGCTCATATCAAGCCCTACACAAAATACGTTGACACCCGAATAAATTATTTTTTCAATTACCTGAATGATGTCAGCCTCAAAAAAATGGATTTCATCGATGAACACTGCATCGAGAGATCCCTGTTTTTCTTTGAAGATTTCAAAGAGCTCAATAGAGTCGGAAACTCTTATTGCTGGAGCTTTCAAGCCCGTATGGCTAACAATATGTTCTTCGGAATACCTGACATCTATGGCTGGCTTAAAGACAAGGTAGTTCTTCTTCCCCAAAGTATATATTTCTATTAGCGAAAGGAGTTCAGAGGTCTTCCCAGAATACATCGGCCCCACAATAACAGTAAGTTTCCCCGTCATAAGACACCTCCATGTTTAACATATTAAAGCGGGGCTTTCCGCCCCGCCTCAATAAGGGCTCACCTTTCAAAAATCAATGATAACAGGAATGAGGGTTGCATACTTTTCAGAGTGTTTATCGTATGATGAAAGAACTTCTTCCTGAGTTATTTCCTCAGGGACAATTATGTCCAGTACAAACGGTGCAAAATCACCGGCATCGAGGGGATATCCTCCGAGAGTCCATTCGGATGGTTCGGGTGTTACAGCCCTAAAATTATCGGGTCCATAGCCATCCTGACTTCCCGATAGAACATATAGCGCCATGTCTTCGAAATCACCGAGAGCAGCCTTACTCACAATGATGTTGATGATTTTTTCACCGGGATCAGCTTCCACTTTGAGAACATCGGGAATCTCTTCACCATCGGCTGTTGCGAATAGCTGACCATAAGAAGGCCAGCCAGCAACTTTAATGAAATAATCCCACGGGTACTCAGTAGAAAAGGCAACACGTGCACCTTCTGCATAGGTATCAGTTCTGCCGCCTTCTTTTACATCTAGATAGAGGTTTATGAGTTGATGTGAGAAGCCTTTCGGAGCGTTCCATGGATTTGTCATTTCTACGAACTTGAACTGGAAAACAATAGCCTGGTCATTTTCCAGTACCTTCAGCCATTCAATGTCCCAGAGGCCTTTGTATGGTTCGAAGGCTGTGTTGAGAGGATAGTTGTAGGTTCCGAATCCATAATCGTCACCGATAGGATCTTCAATAAACGCAACGACCTTTCCAGTGACAGCCTGTGGGATTTGAACGTGAACAGGACCGCTCTTTGGTGCATAATCGAGGAGAACCTTTTCCCTGGAATTGCTTATAGAAATGGCGAAGTTGAATTCCTGCCCGGTTTTTACTCCAAGAGCATCGAGCGGAATTTTGATTTCCACAACTTCACCGATCGCAGCGCCGTTTTCAATGGATGGGAATTCAGGGTCTACGGACCATTTCCCATTTCCAGTGGCATTGTAGTTAGACAGCCTTCCTGGTCTTGACTTCCAGGTTCTGAAACTCACCAGGAATCTTTTTGCAAGTGTGAATCCAAAAGAATCTTTCTCATCTTTGAAGGGATAGCGAGGAGTAATGTTTATCTTTTTCGCATCAGGTAAGTCCGTATATACTTCCAGATACAAGGGTTCACCTACTAGCGATCTGGGATCGCGCTTGAGCTCCACCGCCAGGTAGATATTAGCGGCATCTCTGCCAACGTAAAAACCTGCAATGAGGTCGTCAGCAGCTGCCATGGTTGAGACGTCAGCATCTTTGTAGTAGGCCGATTTTGCCCACTCGCCTTCTTCAATTATTCCATCTATCCTGGGAGTAATAACACCGATGGCTCCACTGGTCGAAGGAGCAGGTTTCTTGTTTACCACGAACAGGTAGGATGGAATTTTTTCTTCAGGTGTACCAATGGCGCGATAGAGCTGCACGAGGGCTTTCTTGAAGGCCATGTCGAATAGTACCTCGTTGTTTCCTGCATCTTGATCAACACCGTACCACCAGAACCAGTCAGAACCTTCTGCTGTATAAAGGGCATCAAGGGCAAGTTCAAGCTGATCAACCGATAGAGAATCCTTAACTTCCATAAGAGCCTTTCGAGCTGCTGCTACCCTGTCCCAGGCCTCGTTTTCTTCCTTTTCACCGATCCACGTGTCAAGACTACCGCCGACCCACGAACCGGTGGGAAGGTAATTCAAGGTGTCATCAACGCCGTATTTTTCTATGTATTGACTGGGTGTAAGGAGTTCGATGCTTTCGTCTTTTGAGAGTGTCATATACAGTAATTTTCTGAAATCGTTTCCATTGTTCTGGTAATGCTCCCAAGCGTTCTCACCATCGAGGGCAATGGTTATAACGGCTTTTCCTGTATCATTCAAATGCTGGAGTTCATGAAGTCTCGATATAAAGTCCTTAACAGCTCTTTCAGCACTCATCGTTGAATATTTAAAACCTATTCTGTCAGAGAGGTCTGTATCTCTGAAGAACACTACTACATCACTATTTCCGTTGACGACTCTGTATGGTTTCATAAGGTTTCTGTAGTCGCCGGTATCCACGCCAGCCAGTTGCAATATAGCTTTGTCCGTTACTATCCAATTAACCCCGAATTCATTCAAGATCGGTATAAGTTCATTATGAACGGCTTGTTCGGAAGGCCACATACCTTCCGGGCGTTTCCCGAATAACTTCTGGAAATATTCCAGACCACGCTCAATCTGGTTATAGGCATCTTCTTTCCAGCCTTTTTCTATTAGGATTGGAAGAATTGGGTGATAGAAGGGCGACGTTATCAGCTCCACTTTTCCGGATTCCCAAAGTTTCTTATGCTTTTCAACAACAGTGCCCATTATTTCGAGCTGTTTGTTAATAACGTAAAGTAGGTCATCGAAAGTGTAACCTCTGTCTTTATTGAGGAGTCGGGTTAGCTGCTCATCAGCCATTATGTATTCGATATTAATCCAGTGTAGATTCCACAATACTTTTAAATCGAGTATGTCCTGATCACTGAACTCTTCACCACGGTTTTTCTTCTTCATTAACTCTGAGTAACGTTCGCTTTTGGAAACGAATCGCGGGTTTATATCAAAGAAATGGTCTATAATGAACTGTTTATCTTCAGGCGTAAGCTCTGCTTCGAAAGAAAGTTTGAGGTATTTGTCCATTGCTCCATTATCCAGGTAATCATTTAGCTGGAGAAGTAGACTGGGTACCAGATTAATGGTTACGCTACCACGGGTGAGATATTTATCGATCAGGTCTGCCATGTACGGGTAATCATTAACTGCGTGAGCTCTTACCCAGGGCATCTCGTAGTCAAGTGTGCCGGGTATCTTGTACAGGGGCTGGTGCTGGTGCCATATAAGAACGACTTTTAATGGCTCCTTTGAATTATCTGCCGGCAGAGCCTTTTCCAGAATGCTTTCTGGACTTGGGATATCCTCTTCAGGTTTTTCGATGTCAGAAGACGGTGGTTCCTCGTATGGTACATCTATCCAGGACTCTACAGTGTCCTCTTGGAGAATTTCCACATCGTCAACGATGAGCACCCTGTTAGGGATCTCATTACCTTCAATATCCTTTTCGACAGTATCCCAATTACCGCGGTTATATTTGTATTCTATTCTGTCGCCGACCTTTGCATCGAGGGTTATAGTTGCGATATCTCCTGTCCTTTCCAGAATCGTCTCTGGATCTCCAGTTGTCCAGCCGTTGAAAGTCCCGGTTATATAAATATCATCGTAAGGCGGAGTATTCCACGGAAGGTGCACTTTAAAGGTAATTTTAGCTGGGGTCCCAGCCGGCACTTCTGTTTTAACTTCAGGGGCAACATCTGCCCAGGAGGCTACTATGTCCTCGACAACAAGACCATTTTTAACCTCAATGCTCCTGTTGG
This genomic interval from Kosmotoga pacifica contains the following:
- the rimM gene encoding ribosome maturation factor RimM (Essential for efficient processing of 16S rRNA), with protein sequence MTSNIREIITSMVPVGRVVKPHGLRGEVKFKLTTNLNKILNVGDSVVLFEESSGKYVASKVMDFRKAGSGYILSLEGFNSIELAERVRGFHLYVSKKKLPPLKDDEYYYFQVLEAEVFSPEGEYIGKVADIIETGANDVLVVRRQLPDLTIFEALIPVIKDYVMELDLENGRIVALIPQYEKENE
- a CDS encoding RNA methyltransferase, translating into MLNNIYVALIHYPVLGRDGKIVSSAVTNLDVHDIARTCRTYNIKGYYVVSNLPAQREIVGNVLEYWLKDFGKEYNPSRSEALTVVKTAMYIEDAIEEIKKIEGKAPRLIYTSAKNGPDRISYSEISKIIKKSEDPHLILFGTSWGLPKEVLDLCHYVLEPIRGNASFNHLSVRAAVAIILDRIIGEDIEVRRD
- the trmD gene encoding tRNA (guanosine(37)-N1)-methyltransferase TrmD; its protein translation is MKIRVLTIFPEMFSILSQYGVISRAIKENKVDFVAVNLRDFTTDRHRTTDDYPYGGGSGLVMKVEPFLKAYEKLRDSEGKPHVILTSPQGNVFNNEKALELAKKDNLLFLCGRYEGIDERITSIVDEELSIGDFVLSGGELPAMVMIESILRFVPGVIGDIESVEKDSFFNDLLDYPHYTRPREVDGMKVPEVLLNGNHEEIELFRRKESIKRTMLRRPDLFLKHEFDKMDKKALLSLFRELMDGVE
- a CDS encoding KH domain-containing protein → MKELLEHILKGIVKDPDSLSVTETTDENGSKVFEIRASEEDIGQIIGKDGRTIKSINVLLNAIAGPDRSNFTLKVIR
- the ffh gene encoding signal recognition particle protein — protein: MFENLQEKLNRVFKSLSGKGRISEKNIKEAVRQVKLSLLEADVNFKVVREFIKAVQEKALGEDVLSSLTPDQQFIKIVRDELVKVLGEKNVGLSLSSKPAKIMMVGLQGSGKTTSSAKLAAKFKKEGKKPLLVAADVYRPAAIDQLIQLGKQIDVPVFVGDRKNPIRIASEAMAEAIKNVHDVVIFDTAGRLHIDDKMMEELKEIAKILNPDEILMVVDAMTGQDAVNSAKVFNETLELTGFVITKLDGDARGGVILSIRHVTGKPVKFIGVSEKIDGIEPFHPDRVVGRILGMGDVLSLIDKIQQNVDMEKAKKLEEKFAKNRFDLEDFLEQLREIKKMGPIAELMEMIPGVPKDVDLSSGEKNLKQTEAIISSMTKEERRNPKIINYSRKLRIAKGSGTNLTEVNKVLKSYDQMRAMMKAINSKKSKFSKLFKGLPF
- a CDS encoding thymidine kinase, with product MTGKLTVIVGPMYSGKTSELLSLIEIYTLGKKNYLVFKPAIDVRYSEEHIVSHTGLKAPAIRVSDSIELFEIFKEKQGSLDAVFIDEIHFFEADIIQVIEKIIYSGVNVFCVGLDMSYKHRPFITTAQIMGIADEVIKKKAVCHICGEYKAVVSYRKVEETDSEIDVGGMEKYIAVCRDCYSKLTGKFKQ
- a CDS encoding glucodextranase DOMON-like domain-containing protein: MKRFLIVLISISLLFLFAACSAEKTTPTLPQEGTKNAETAIEDDMVQVVFAVTLPEGTPEGDDIFIAGNFNDWNPSDENFKMERTGKTARLVVSLPNGMELEYKYTRGGWDKVEKGAGGEEVANRKTTVKSLLVLTDIVENWADSIPEKTAEKLEAPAVESEENLVSVTFRVSFPTNTPDGPVYIAGSFNNWDPGNPDYEMKRSGNNAEITLYLPENSTIEYKYTRGDWGKVEKGEVGEEITNRSIEVKNGLVVEDIVASWADVAPEVKTEVPAGTPAKITFKVHLPWNTPPYDDIYITGTFNGWTTGDPETILERTGDIATITLDAKVGDRIEYKYNRGNWDTVEKDIEGNEIPNRVLIVDDVEILQEDTVESWIDVPYEEPPSSDIEKPEEDIPSPESILEKALPADNSKEPLKVVLIWHQHQPLYKIPGTLDYEMPWVRAHAVNDYPYMADLIDKYLTRGSVTINLVPSLLLQLNDYLDNGAMDKYLKLSFEAELTPEDKQFIIDHFFDINPRFVSKSERYSELMKKKNRGEEFSDQDILDLKVLWNLHWINIEYIMADEQLTRLLNKDRGYTFDDLLYVINKQLEIMGTVVEKHKKLWESGKVELITSPFYHPILPILIEKGWKEDAYNQIERGLEYFQKLFGKRPEGMWPSEQAVHNELIPILNEFGVNWIVTDKAILQLAGVDTGDYRNLMKPYRVVNGNSDVVVFFRDTDLSDRIGFKYSTMSAERAVKDFISRLHELQHLNDTGKAVITIALDGENAWEHYQNNGNDFRKLLYMTLSKDESIELLTPSQYIEKYGVDDTLNYLPTGSWVGGSLDTWIGEKEENEAWDRVAAARKALMEVKDSLSVDQLELALDALYTAEGSDWFWWYGVDQDAGNNEVLFDMAFKKALVQLYRAIGTPEEKIPSYLFVVNKKPAPSTSGAIGVITPRIDGIIEEGEWAKSAYYKDADVSTMAAADDLIAGFYVGRDAANIYLAVELKRDPRSLVGEPLYLEVYTDLPDAKKINITPRYPFKDEKDSFGFTLAKRFLVSFRTWKSRPGRLSNYNATGNGKWSVDPEFPSIENGAAIGEVVEIKIPLDALGVKTGQEFNFAISISNSREKVLLDYAPKSGPVHVQIPQAVTGKVVAFIEDPIGDDYGFGTYNYPLNTAFEPYKGLWDIEWLKVLENDQAIVFQFKFVEMTNPWNAPKGFSHQLINLYLDVKEGGRTDTYAEGARVAFSTEYPWDYFIKVAGWPSYGQLFATADGEEIPDVLKVEADPGEKIINIIVSKAALGDFEDMALYVLSGSQDGYGPDNFRAVTPEPSEWTLGGYPLDAGDFAPFVLDIIVPEEITQEEVLSSYDKHSEKYATLIPVIIDF
- the rpsP gene encoding 30S ribosomal protein S16 produces the protein MVKIRLTRMGRRNRPFYRIVVVDSRKRRDGAYIDSLGFYDPLKDPAIMNVNVEKAVEWILKGAQPTDTARSILSKFGVMKKVHEIKNSKKEGEATE